In the Plectropomus leopardus isolate mb unplaced genomic scaffold, YSFRI_Pleo_2.0 unplaced_scaffold11455, whole genome shotgun sequence genome, GAAAACAGACGCTCCTTCAGGGAAGCCAAACGACGCTCGATTGTTCCACAGGTAGGGATCTGAcgaaatgaacatttttgttgacttttaatAGGATGTAAGCTGTTTACAACCATTATAATGATTGTGGATCAGATTGAAAAATGCAGTCTCACATTTAGGATGAAGAGGAGAAGCCTGCAGAGAGGTCGCAGGTGACCCCTGGGAAGCTGAAGATGACGTTTgaggagctggagaaggagcggcaggagcaaaggaggaagcaAGCGGAGGAAGAGGCCAAGCGGCGACTGCTAGATGAGAAAAAAGCTTTCGAGGAGGCCAGGCTGGGAATGGTAAAGAGAACATAAcgttactttaaccctttgaaacctggaacaacatcagttttcttgtgttgcctTGAGACATCTTTTACATAAGCAATGGTTTGATTTCAtatgaaaacatggctaaaaacacatGAGATGTCCctaaaattgcaagaaataaggaataggtgacaaggaaattacctgaaaatgagtttaaaagagagagagagattattagaagataataataattctcttcccttgattttgaaagacatcaagccacttttctcaggtttcatagAGTTAAATCACTTTATCTCTGCAATACACCATATCAACATCCTGTCATCCTCCTGATGCTGacaagaaatctgaaaaaatatacaaattatttGCCAAGAAGTGGCCTACTGAGTAGCAATAGTAGTCTTTATGTGCCAGGTACACCTCTTAAACTGACAAACTTAAACACTGAAGTAAAGTTTGTGTGATGTTTGAACTGTTGTTGAGCTTACTTGATCTGTGCTGTACGTCTGCATGTTATCagggagaggatgaggaggacgCTCAGCCGGCTCAGCAAGATAAGGAGGAGTTCCGACCTGGAAAACTGAGGCTGAGTtttgaggaggtggagaggCAGAGGGTAGAAGAAGAGCGCaagaaagcagaggaggagtACAAAAGACGAatggaagaggagagaagagctTTCGCCGAGGCCAGGAAGAGCATGGTCAGTATGTTTCTCCATCAATAAATATACAAGTAGATACCAAAAAATAAGTGTCAGTATCAATATCTCAGTTTGCAAACATATCTGGTGTTAGTATCATTATTTATATAACTTATATTGAAAGAATAGTTACTTATTTAGGGAAATGGGCTAATCCACTTTCTGGTGGTGAGTAAGATAAAAGGACAGACCCCACTCTCATATGTGTACATTAAATATATGGctgcagccagttagcttagcttagcataaaaactggaaaaagggGGAAACAGTCAGCAGGATTTTATTCAAAGATTTATTCAAAATCCAAATagcagcacctctaaagcttcCTTGTTAACAAGTTCTatcttattttatataatttgtgcAAAGCTGGAGTGTAAAATTGACATTTCAACAATTTACAGGGGGTTATCTATCAGACTATTTCTTGGCTATAAGCACCAACTA is a window encoding:
- the LOC121963494 gene encoding nexilin-like; translated protein: EGDDTILVRVVPAKSSRPPGRIKVNFEDMEKNREEEIKKKAEEEKKRRYDENRRSFREAKRRSIVPQDEEEKPAERSQVTPGKLKMTFEELEKERQEQRRKQAEEEAKRRLLDEKKAFEEARLGMGEDEEDAQPAQQDKEEFRPGKLRLSFEEVERQRVEEERKKAEEEYKRRMEEERRAFAEARKSM